Genomic DNA from Hordeum vulgare subsp. vulgare chromosome 2H, MorexV3_pseudomolecules_assembly, whole genome shotgun sequence:
GCATAAAATTGAGTGCAGCATACGCATATGGACATGGACCAGGACACAATCCACACGGCAGCATGCTTCACCATAGCATTTGTTTTTCTCACCATCATCATCTCCAAGATCATTGCAAGAGTCAGAACCATTCATCCTATGCGCAAAGGACAAAGATCGGCAGTTACTCGGCCGCCACCACATGTTGTGAGCGGAGCTCCTCTAATGGCAGCTCTGCTCACACTTCTGACACCCATGAAGGGTTTACATGCTGCCATCCATGACCTACACATGAAGATGGGCAGCGTGTTCACGGTGAACCTTTTTGGGCTCAAGAAGGTGACCTTAATTAACATCTTTTTGTAGATGGCAGAAAACATGAACTTAAGAGTATTCGATGAGTTACAAACTGATGTGCATGTCATCAATCTTTTAAGGTGACATTTTTGGTTGGGCCAGAGGTTAATGCTCATTTCTTCAAGGGATCACCATCCGAGATTGACTTCGGGGATACTGCTAAGGTCATTGTGCCCGTCCTCGGTCCAGGAGTTCTATTTGGTGTGGATTTGGCTACCAGAAATGAGCAGATCCGGTTTTGTACCAAGGCCATACAGCCGGCGAGGTTGCGAAGAGACGTTCCTTCCATGGTTAGTGAAGTGGAGGTAATTTTACTTTTAGATAATAATAAAGTTCCTCTTTTTTATTTACATGCACTATTTAATTACTCCACTTTAAGATTATTAGTTGTTGGATTTATAAGCATATTTTTTGGAGTGCTTGATATCTAATTAATTTTTATGTATAGGACTATTTTGTAAATTGGGGACCAAATGGCACGGTTGATTTAAAGGATGAGCTGGGGCACCTAATGGTGTTGATCGCAAACAGATGCTTGCTCGGCAATGAGATCAAAGGCAAGAACTTGCAAGAAGTGTCGAGACTCCTCCATGAACTATTTGAAAACAGCTTCCACATGATCAACTTGTTCTTCCCGCACCTCCCAATTCCACAGCACCGCCGACGTGGCGAAGCGCGCGGGAGGCTGGGAGAAATACTTCATGAGATAGTCAGATCACGTAGAAGAATTACACCAGCCCGATTTGCGGACGACGGTGGCGACGATGAAGGAGATGTTTTGCAATACTTCATAGACTCAAAATATAGCAACGGCCGATCCATGACAGACAGCGAGATCGTCGGGCTACTCATCGCCATCTTGTTCGCCGGGCAGCACACTAGCTCAAGCACCAGCACCTGGACAGGAGCTTGCCTGCTGAGCCATCAAAAGTACATGGCAGCTGCCAGGGAAGAGCAGAAGCAAATCATTGAGCAAAATGGAGAACCCATAGACTACATCACCTTGTCAAAGATGGGTACCTTGCGTTGCTGTATCAAAGAGGCACTGAGACTTTACTCTCCAACCCCAATACTACTCCGGCATGCACACAAGAGCTTCACCGTGCAAACTAGAGATGGAATGGAATTTGAGATCCCAGAAGGGCATGATTTAGCGTGCTCTGTAGCAGTGAGCAACAAGTTGCCTTACATTTATAAgaaccctaatatgtatgatccataCCGGTTTAGTCTGGGGAGAGAGGAGGACAAAACCGGCGGCAAGTTATCGGACATATCTTTTGGTGCCGGGAGGTATTCTTGCTTGGGACAGGATTATGCTTTCATGCAAATCAAGGTGATATGGAGCTATTTGCTGAGGAACTTTGAGCTTGAGTTGATCTCTCCTTTCCCCGAGCTAGAGAATGACAAAATATTACCGGGACCTAGAGGAAAAGTGATGGTTACCTACACGAGAAGGTCAATAGTTAATTAGCACACAAGCATGTGAAGTAATGAGTTTGTAAGCTAATTGTGTCTTGGTGTGTCATTTTTATATGTAAGAAATTGATATGCTAAATATGTGTTAAAAAGGGAGAACAGTTTGCATATATGAAAATATTCGCCATCACCCTGGGAGTGGGAGTCATGTGCGTATGTGTACACGTTTGTTTGTTCTGTAAACAAAGTTCGTTCTTAATGCCCCTACCAATAACAAAAAAAAGGTCACTCTGATGTTTTCAGCAATATAATACAGTAGTAATGTTGAAAAGTGTATCCTAGTTAAGATTCCTCAATGCTTCAGTTCTCATAACTTCTCATGTTATTTTAAGAATTAATTGTCTCTTTCAACTGTATCAGTTAATGACTAGCTAGAACACATAATGAGAAGCAATCTTCAAATGGAGAAAAGAGTGGCAGGCTGTAGCTCTGGCCCTGGCTACATGCATGTGAGCTTTCGCAGGAACATTATCCCTATaatatactcaaacatcatacTCCCTCcttctcaaaattcttgtcttaggtttgtcttgaaatggatgtatcaaaatactaaaacgtgactagatgcattcatatctaaacaaatctaagacaagaattttaggacgaaGGGAGTATGAGATAGTACTGAAAATCTGAAAGATAAAGTTACCCTTCAGAATAATTTTTTGCATGATATCTTCGTCGTTGAGTCATTCTTTTTAAAGATAATGTTATTAAGAGGAATTGGCAAGGAAGTCTGCAATGTGCCTTTAGTCATCATGATGAGACAATAAAATATTTATTCTTTCCATACAAATTTGGTCATTCTATAGGGTGGAGAGCTTGCCGTTATTTGGTCGCTTTCCTATGCAGAAATGACAAGGTTTTGAATAATAAAGGCAATTCTCCTATTTAGGCTATCTATAGATGTACCGGGACTCTTCATTTATTGTCCTTTCTATAAAGTATGGAGAATCGAGACCTGTTTATGGTGGTGTGTACATGATTAGAGGCTGTAGTTAGCGATATTTTTATCCAACATGGATGGAAATATGATTTTAGGATTGTCCTCACTTCGCTTTAGGCGTTATACGAACTCCACATGTTTTCATTGTATTTTGTCTTTTTATTTTTCGTTCGAGTGAGAGGACACCGTTTGGTTGCATATATCTTAACTGTGCAGACATAGGGTGTAATAGACGGGGCGGAGTTGGACGTGAAAACAGGATCGCCCCACGTCGCCCAACCCATGGCGACTACGACGCAGCCATCCCTCCTCGCACCAGTGCCGCTCCTTGTCCCGTACTCTTGCTGCGCCGCAAAAGGAGGACACCACCAGGCCGAGCACACATGGCCGATGGTGGCAGCGGGGCGCTCTTCCGCGACGGCTTTCATCCTGTAGGGCAGCAGGTTGGGTGGTTCGTTGGCGTGCTCACGGGCTTAGGACCTAACGACCGATGATAGACCTCACGTCCTCACATG
This window encodes:
- the LOC123429072 gene encoding obtusifoliol 14-alpha demethylase-like translates to MDMDQDTIHTAACFTIAFVFLTIIISKIIARVRTIHPMRKGQRSAVTRPPPHVVSGAPLMAALLTLLTPMKGLHAAIHDLHMKMGSVFTVNLFGLKKVTFLVGPEVNAHFFKGSPSEIDFGDTAKVIVPVLGPGVLFGVDLATRNEQIRFCTKAIQPARLRRDVPSMVSEVEDYFVNWGPNGTVDLKDELGHLMVLIANRCLLGNEIKGKNLQEVSRLLHELFENSFHMINLFFPHLPIPQHRRRGEARGRLGEILHEIVRSRRRITPARFADDGGDDEGDVLQYFIDSKYSNGRSMTDSEIVGLLIAILFAGQHTSSSTSTWTGACLLSHQKYMAAAREEQKQIIEQNGEPIDYITLSKMGTLRCCIKEALRLYSPTPILLRHAHKSFTVQTRDGMEFEIPEGHDLACSVAVSNKLPYIYKNPNMYDPYRFSLGREEDKTGGKLSDISFGAGRYSCLGQDYAFMQIKVIWSYLLRNFELELISPFPELENDKILPGPRGKVMVTYTRRSIVN